The Streptomyces nitrosporeus genome includes a window with the following:
- a CDS encoding YunG family protein: protein MEPLLLTDIEAAIRSSWDADTTTPVHRPRWNPGNPARDQCGVTAMVVNDLLGGELIRGEVLVDGERVDYHWWNRLGMGIEIDLTREQFEEHEKVSGGVVIERPAEIVRLREEYELLRDRVLERLRGRIRVPAQRTAD, encoded by the coding sequence ATCGAACCTCTGCTCCTCACCGACATCGAGGCTGCCATCCGCAGCAGTTGGGACGCGGACACCACCACACCCGTGCACCGGCCCCGGTGGAATCCGGGGAACCCCGCCCGCGACCAGTGCGGGGTCACCGCCATGGTGGTCAACGACCTGCTGGGGGGCGAGCTGATCCGGGGAGAGGTCCTGGTCGACGGCGAGCGCGTCGACTACCACTGGTGGAACCGCCTGGGCATGGGCATCGAGATCGACCTCACGCGCGAGCAGTTCGAGGAGCACGAGAAGGTGTCCGGCGGTGTGGTGATCGAGCGCCCGGCCGAGATCGTCCGCCTGCGCGAGGAGTACGAGCTCCTCCGCGACAGGGTGCTGGAGCGGCTGCGCGGGCGCATACGGGTCCCGGCGCAACGGACCGCCGACTGA
- a CDS encoding SpoIIE family protein phosphatase produces the protein MHGSPAGMALLDTELRYLYVNPSLERLNGIPAAAHLGKVITEVLPDVDIRTDVLKEVLADGRPRQIVSGGHTWAESPEGKRHWQAAYHRLEEDGVVRGLVGLIMEIGTTRRQQEEVERTRSYLALLDTASARIGTTLDMDVTCQELADFVVPALADAATVDVFPSDVGHEVRRPPAGVLRMRRAALATSPVLEVDAERFGGPGDYLDYQPDAAVARCLSSNRPVVENFLGEEEMSRSISTPDRGAAYRSVGLHSVVTVPLAVRGRPVGVLGLLRGGDSPAFTEAADVVVARELARRAAVDLDHARRYAHEHTIAKELQRSLLSRPAVPHPHVQVASRYRPSDEGALVGGDWFDVIPLRDGRHLKAMGDVMGHGVEAAVAMSHYRSILRAVAEDDMEPHRILERLGEAVVRSGVDRAATCLLAVVDRFRRTCRLASAGHLPPVFLDPGAPRGHVVRMSVGPPLGSGFDGYVTTEVPCGPGTVLFMYTDGLVERRGEDIDVSVARLESLSMPASGRLEDLLDQALDRFAEDAEDDIAVLATRVREGVAFGSQG, from the coding sequence ATGCACGGCAGCCCCGCGGGCATGGCCCTGCTCGACACGGAACTGCGCTACCTCTATGTGAACCCGTCACTCGAACGGCTCAACGGCATCCCCGCCGCCGCGCACCTGGGCAAGGTCATCACCGAGGTGCTGCCCGACGTGGACATCCGGACCGACGTACTGAAGGAGGTCCTGGCCGACGGGAGGCCCCGGCAGATCGTCTCCGGAGGCCACACCTGGGCCGAATCCCCGGAGGGCAAGCGCCACTGGCAGGCGGCCTACCACCGGCTGGAGGAAGACGGGGTGGTACGCGGACTGGTCGGTCTGATCATGGAGATCGGCACCACCCGGCGCCAGCAGGAGGAGGTCGAGCGGACCAGGAGCTACCTGGCACTGCTGGACACCGCCTCGGCCAGGATCGGCACCACTCTCGACATGGACGTGACATGCCAGGAGCTCGCCGACTTCGTGGTGCCGGCCCTCGCCGACGCGGCCACGGTCGACGTCTTCCCCTCGGACGTGGGGCACGAGGTGCGCAGACCGCCGGCCGGAGTGCTCCGGATGCGCCGGGCGGCCCTGGCCACGAGCCCGGTGCTGGAGGTCGACGCGGAACGGTTCGGCGGACCGGGGGACTACCTCGACTACCAGCCGGACGCCGCCGTCGCGCGCTGTCTGTCGTCGAACCGGCCGGTGGTCGAGAACTTCCTCGGTGAGGAGGAGATGAGCCGTTCCATCTCCACCCCGGACCGGGGCGCCGCCTACCGCTCCGTCGGACTGCACTCGGTGGTGACCGTCCCGCTCGCGGTGCGCGGGCGGCCGGTGGGCGTCCTCGGACTGCTGCGCGGCGGTGACTCCCCGGCGTTCACCGAGGCGGCGGACGTCGTGGTCGCACGGGAACTGGCCCGCCGCGCCGCCGTCGACCTGGACCACGCCAGGCGCTACGCACACGAGCACACCATCGCCAAGGAGCTCCAGCGTTCCCTGCTCTCCAGACCAGCCGTCCCGCACCCCCACGTCCAGGTCGCCAGCCGGTACCGGCCCTCGGACGAGGGGGCGCTGGTGGGCGGCGACTGGTTCGACGTCATCCCGTTGCGGGACGGCCGGCACCTCAAGGCGATGGGTGACGTGATGGGCCACGGGGTCGAGGCCGCCGTGGCGATGAGCCACTACCGGTCGATCCTGCGTGCCGTGGCCGAGGACGACATGGAGCCGCACCGCATCCTGGAACGCCTCGGCGAGGCGGTGGTGCGCTCCGGCGTCGACCGCGCCGCCACCTGTCTGCTCGCGGTGGTCGACCGGTTCCGCCGGACCTGCCGGCTGGCCAGCGCCGGACACCTGCCACCGGTCTTCCTCGACCCCGGGGCGCCCCGGGGCCATGTGGTGCGGATGTCGGTCGGTCCGCCGCTCGGGTCCGGCTTCGACGGGTACGTGACCACGGAGGTGCCGTGCGGTCCGGGCACGGTGCTCTTCATGTACACCGACGGGCTGGTGGAGCGGCGCGGAGAGGACATCGACGTGTCGGTGGCGCGGCTGGAAAGCCTCTCGATGCCGGCGAGCGGGCGGCTGGAGGACCTGCTGGACCAGGCCCTGGACCGGTTCGCGGAGGACGCGGAGGACGACATCGCGGTGCTCGCCACGCGGGTCCGCGAGGGCGTGGCCTTCGGATCACAGGGCTGA